Proteins encoded together in one Cicer arietinum cultivar CDC Frontier isolate Library 1 chromosome 4, Cicar.CDCFrontier_v2.0, whole genome shotgun sequence window:
- the LOC101498590 gene encoding uncharacterized protein, translating to MAIKLPSLAHRTRFLKWVYLSSTSTQHISQTVGIVNPNYSSEFDQNINFLRNKLAPDNLIQVLNRTSDLNSAVKIFKWASIQKSFHHNSNTYFEIILKLGLAGNVLEMGDFCHNMVKNRFPGAEKALVSLIHTFVQHCRIKEAIAVLVNMNLGGYKPPIEVFNALLRALVQEESRDFQNVLFVYKEMVKVGIVPTVDTLNCLLEVLFTINWVDLALDQFRRMSNKGCSPNSKSFEILVKGLIENVRVDEAVAVLEQMRELKCQPDLSFYICVIPLFCGENKVEEGVRLFRMMKDSGFVPDSFIYEVLIQCLCKNLLLDSALYLVNEMIGSGISPKHNVFVHMIDCYCELGKIDEAVKFLEEKQVHETAPFNVLLEGCCNAGKIVVANVMLEKMSERNIADCQSWNILIRWLCENEETERAYALLGRMIKFLVILDHATYSALVVGNCRMKKYDEAMKLFHQICARCWSLDIDSYSELVDGLCDINHSQYAIEVFYYMSMKQSSLHSFSFYKLIKCVCDSGQVNEAVKLWQLVYYCGISCCNITQTTIMHELSKSDKVKNLLAFLSQMLIVGGNLDIEAYCILIHGMMKQNLVKECVLFFNMMVNEGFVPDSDKLFDQLSFIANHSLLSMISSAIDKISDSEKLSSAIYSLLINGLWKEGKEHEARRLLEMMLKKGWLPDTTTHKLLIGFDVREGRSQETSLFDDSVSNILVEGLGNS from the coding sequence ATGGCAATAAAGCTTCCATCTTTGGCACATCGTACACGATTCCTCAAATGGGTTTATCTCTCTTCAACTAGTACTCAACATATTTCACAAACCGTTGGAATTGTAAACCCCAATTATTCATCTGAATTCgaccaaaatattaactttttgaGGAATAAGCTTGCGCCAGATAATTTAATTCAGGTTTTGAACCGTACAAGTGATTTGAATTCAGCAGTTAAGATTTTCAAATGGGCTTCTATCCAGAAGAGTTTCCATCACAACTCTAATACATATTTTGAGATCATTTTGAAACTGGGTTTAGCCGGGAATGTTCTAGAGATGGGGGATTTTTGTCATAACATGGTGAAGAATAGATTTCCAGGGGCTGAAAAAGCTCTTGTATCATTGATTCATACATTTGTTCAGCATTGTAGGATTAAAGAAGCGATTGCGGTTTTAGTGAACATGAATTTGGGGGGCTATAAGCCCCCAATTGAAGTTTTTAATGCTTTGTTACGTGCTCTTGTGCAAGAAGAAAGTAGAGATTTTCAAaatgttttgtttgtttataaAGAGATGGTGAAGGTAGGAATCGTACCTACAGTCGACACTTTAAATTGTTTGTTGGAGGTATTGTTTACGATCAATTGGGTTGATCTTGCTTTGGATCAATTTAGAAGAATGAGCAATAAAGGATGTAGTCCAAATAGTAAGAGCTTTGAGATACTTGTAAAGGGTCTCATTGAAAATGTTCGAGTGGATGAAGCTGTTGCTGTTTTAGAGCAAATGCGCGAACTCAAATGTCAACCGGATTTGAGCTTTTATATCTGCGTCATACCTCTCTTTTGTGGGGAAAATAAAGTAGAGGAGGGAGTAAGGTTGTTTAGAATGATGAAAGATTCTGGTTTTGTGCCAGATTCTTTCATTTACGAGGTTCTAATACAGTGCTTATGCAAAAACTTGCTGTTGGATTCCGCTTTATACCTTGTAAATGAAATGATAGGAAGTGGTATATCACCAAAACATAATGTTTTTGTTCATATGATAGATTGCTACTGTGAATTGGGGAAAATAGATGAGGCTGTAAAGTTTTTAGAAGAAAAGCAAGTTCATGAAACTGCTCCTTTCAATGTATTGCTTGAAGGTTGCTGCAATGCTGGTAAAATTGTGGTAGCAAATGTTATGCTGGAAAAAATGTCTGAGAGAAACATAGCTGATTGTCAATCTTGGAATATTCTTATTAGATGGCTTTGTGAGAATGAAGAGACCGAGAGAGCATATGCACTTCTTGGCAGAATGATTAAATTCTTAGTTATTCTTGACCATGCAACATATTCAGCTCTTGTGGTTGGCAACTGTAGAATGAAAAAGTATGATGAAGCAATGAAActatttcatcaaatttgtgcAAGATGCTGGAGTTTAGATATTGACTCTTATTCTGAATTGGTAGATGGCCTATGTGATATCAACCATTCTCAATATGCCATTGAAGTGTTTTACTATATGTCAATGAAGCAAAGCTCTCTGCATTCCTTCTCCTTCTACAAGTTGATAAAATGTGTATGCGACTCGGGACAGGTCAACGAAGCCGTAAAATTATGGCAATTAGTTTATTATTGTGGTATTTCTTGCTGTAATATCACACAAACTACTATCATGCATGAGTTGTCTAAATCAGATAAGGTGAAAAACCTGTTAGCATTCCTCTCACAAATGTTGATAGTAGGAGGAAACCTTGACATAGAAGCATATTGTATCCTTATCCATGGCATGATGAAACAAAATCTAGTTAAGGAATGCGTTTTGTTTTTCAATATGATGGTCAATGAAGGTTTCGTACCTGATTCAGACAAACTATTTGATCAACTGTCATTCATAGCCAATCATTCTCTGTTGTCTATGATTTCTAGTGCCATTGATAAAATTTCTGACAGCGAAAAATTGAGTTCAGCAATTTATAGCTTACTGATAAATGGCCTGTGGAAAGAGGGTAAGGAACATGAAGCCCGGCGATTACTTGAAATGATGCTGAAAAAGGGTTGGCTTCCTGATACAACCACTCATAAGTTATTGATTGGATTTGATGTTAGAGAAGGAAGAAGTCAAGAAACATCACTGTTTGATGATTCTGTTAGCAATATACTTGTAGAAGGCCTTGGAAATTCATGA
- the LOC101499155 gene encoding nuclear envelope-associated protein 2, whose amino-acid sequence MSISENQASIAARDVDPLLKDLNDKKQSFRRNVVSLASELKELRSRLASKEQSYVKETLTRQEAETNAKIMELEIGRLQKNLEEKNEQLHASTSSAEKHLKELDDLRTQLVATRATADASAASAQSSKLQCLELQKELDEKNNSLREHEERVIRLGEQLDNLQKDLQARESSQKQLRDEVFRIEHDIMEALAKAGENKDCELRKILDEVSPRNLEKMNKLLVVKDGEIVKLRDEIKIMSAQWKLKTKELESQLEKQRRTDQELKKRVLKLEFCLQEARSQTRKLQRMGERRDKAIKELKDQLAGKQPRAVAAENQNQNFWDTNGFKIVVSMSMLVLVLFSKR is encoded by the exons ATGTCAATTTCTGAGAATCAAGCTTCTATAGCAGCTAGAGATGTTGATCCATTGTTGAAGGATTTGAATGATAAAAAGCAAAGCTTTAGGAGAAACGTGGTGTCTTTAGCTTCAGAGTTGAAGGAGCTAAGAAGTAGATTGGCTTCAAAAGAACAATCATATGTTAAAGAGACACTAACAAGACAG GAAGCAGAGACAAATGCCAAGATCATGGAATTGGAAATTGGTAGGTTGCAGAagaatttggaagaaaaaaatgagcAGCTTCATGCTTCAACCTCTTCTGCTGAGAAG CACTTAAAGGAGTTGGATGATCTTAGAACGCAGCTTGTAGCAACTAGAGCAACAGCTGATGCGAGTGCCGCATCAGCTCAATCATCGAAGCTCCAATGTTTAGAACTTCAAAAAGAattagatgagaaaaataattcactaAGAGAACATGAGGAACGCGTCATTAGACTAGGCGAGCAGCTTGATAATTTACAGAAGGATCTTCAGGCAAGGGAATCTTCACAAAAGCAATTGAGAGACGAAGTTTTTAGAATTGAGCACGACATTATGGAGGCTCTTGCAAAAGCCGGAGAGAACAAGGATTGTGAACTGcgaaaaatattggatgaggtTTCTCCAAGGAATTTAGAGAAGATGAATAAGCTATTGGTTGTTAAGGATGGAGAAATAGTTAAACTTAGGGATGAAATTAAGATCATGTCTGCTCAATGGAAGCTCAAGACTAAAGAATTAGAGTCACAG TTGGAGAAACAGCGGCGCACTGATCAGGAGCTGAAGAAGAGGGTGTTGAAATTGGAATTCTGTCTGCAGGAAGCTCGTTCTCAGACACGCAAACTCCAGAGG ATGGGTGAGCGACGGGACAAAGCCATTAAAGAACTGAAAGATCAATTAGCAGGAAAGCAACCAAGAGCTGTGGCTGCAGAaaaccaaaatcaaaatttttggGACACCAATGGATTCAAAATTGTGGTCTCCATGTCCATGCTAGTCTTGGTGCTATTTTCAAAGCGGTGA
- the LOC101498257 gene encoding uncharacterized protein, with protein sequence MSLPPTKPSLSSTQSPEQMNAFPFVKGECCNCGIKDRWLLHNVVVRGVDRRICTSCVLRLHPSSFCPCCFEFYENPYSLTSATSAHRFVSCVKCSSLSHIQCLSSSPPPSSFLCPPCSQPKFTFFPVPEFPVDEKLAKIFLCACKIASASMKKQAAASTVRSDRAVKEAAIARKKAKEALEHCFTIERLRDSYDLANNNVVCKKEDFNDFGGGQGQGQPQSQNVALNNKIGSNGSSVVVNKFGANGNDGRIGNNGGRFGAALKTSVL encoded by the coding sequence ATGAGCCTTCCACCGACAAAACCCTCTCTATCATCAACACAATCACCAGAACAGATGAACGCGTTCCCCTTCGTCAAAGGCGAATGCTGCAACTGCGGTATCAAAGACCGCTGGCTTCTCCACAACGTCGTCGTTCGCGGCGTCGATCGTCGAATTTGCACCTCCTGCGTCCTCCGTCTCCACCCATCATCTTTTTGCCCTTGTTGCTTCGAATTCTACGAAAACCCTTATTCCCTCACTTCCGCTACCTCTGCGCACCGTTTCGTCTCCTGTGTCAAATGTTCTTCCCTTTCTCATATTCAGTGTCTCTCTTCTTCACCTCCTCCGTCTTCCTTCCTCTGCCCTCCTTGCTCTCAACCTAAATTCACCTTTTTCCCAGTTCCTGAATTCCCTGTTGATGAAAAACTTGCCAAGATTTTCCTCTGTGCCTGTAAGATCGCTTCTGCTTCCATGAAAAAACAAGCTGCTGCTTCCACAGTTAGGTCTGATAGGGCAGTTAAGGAGGCTGCAATAGCGCGGAAGAAGGCTAAAGAAGCATTGGAGCATTGCTTTACGATTGAAAGGCTCAGGGATTCGTATGATTTAGCTAATAACAATGTTGTGTGTAAAAAAGAGGACTTTAATGATTTTGGTGGAGGACAAGGACAAGGTCAACCACAGTCCCAGAATGTTGCTCTCAATAACAAAATTGGGTCGAATGGGAGTTCTGTTGTTGTCAACAAATTTGGGGCTAATGGGAATGATGGCAGAATAGGGAATAATGGTGGGAGATTTGGTGCTGCTTTGAAAACATCAGTTCTTTAA